A genomic stretch from Bacillus sp. N1-1 includes:
- a CDS encoding helix-turn-helix domain-containing protein — MIGEKIKLYRNRMGLSLTELAKRAGVAKSYLSSIERNQQANPSIQFLEKIAAELKVPIEVFILEEDHEEPVLDTEWKELIEEAMRSGITKEDFADYLEFKKWQMHHGKSEPEK; from the coding sequence ATGATCGGTGAAAAAATTAAACTTTATCGGAATCGAATGGGATTGTCGTTGACGGAATTAGCGAAGCGAGCAGGCGTTGCAAAGTCCTATCTAAGTTCCATCGAACGGAATCAACAAGCGAATCCCTCTATTCAATTTCTTGAAAAAATTGCAGCAGAACTTAAAGTACCGATTGAGGTATTCATTCTTGAAGAAGATCATGAGGAACCTGTGCTTGATACAGAATGGAAAGAATTGATCGAAGAAGCCATGCGCTCTGGCATTACAAAAGAAGATTTTGCAGATTATTTAGAGTTTAAAAAGTGGCAAATGCATCATGGAAAAAGCGAGCCGGAAAAATAG
- the fabZ gene encoding 3-hydroxyacyl-ACP dehydratase FabZ — MLDSQEIKKIIPHRYPFLLVDRILEVEEEVRAVGIKNVTANEEFFNGHFPDYPVMPGVLIVEALAQVGAVAMLKKEENQGKLAFFTGIDKCRFKRQVKPGDQLRLEVEIIRIKGPIGKGKATATVDGEVAAEAEIMFALK; from the coding sequence ATGTTAGATAGTCAGGAAATTAAAAAGATTATCCCGCATCGCTACCCTTTCCTTCTTGTTGATCGAATTCTTGAAGTAGAAGAAGAAGTACGCGCGGTCGGTATTAAGAACGTGACAGCAAATGAAGAATTCTTTAATGGCCATTTCCCGGACTACCCGGTTATGCCAGGAGTTTTGATTGTAGAAGCACTTGCTCAAGTAGGGGCAGTGGCGATGCTTAAGAAAGAAGAGAACCAGGGGAAGCTTGCTTTCTTTACAGGCATTGATAAATGCCGTTTCAAAAGACAGGTAAAACCAGGTGATCAGCTTCGTCTTGAAGTGGAAATTATCCGCATTAAAGGACCGATTGGCAAAGGAAAAGCAACAGCCACTGTTGATGGTGAAGTTGCTGCTGAAGCTGAAATTATGTTTGCTCTTAAGTAA
- a CDS encoding DNA-directed RNA polymerase subunit beta: MANNHEKVNQASEEKVILNKEVAQTNKNHDEQERKPKVRLIPIWLRLLLVALLLMASLLAGAMIGYGVIGDGSPGDVFKKSTWVKISEIVKKEE, from the coding sequence ATGGCGAACAACCATGAAAAGGTGAACCAGGCCTCTGAAGAAAAAGTCATTCTTAATAAAGAGGTCGCACAAACGAATAAGAATCACGACGAGCAAGAGCGTAAGCCAAAGGTGCGGTTAATCCCCATCTGGCTACGCCTTCTTCTCGTTGCCCTCTTGCTCATGGCATCACTTCTTGCAGGCGCGATGATCGGTTACGGTGTAATTGGTGATGGTAGCCCTGGCGATGTGTTTAAAAAGAGTACCTGGGTGAAGATTAGTGAGATAGTAAAAAAAGAAGAGTAA
- a CDS encoding rod shape-determining protein — translation MFSRDIGIDLGTANVLIYVKGRGIVLDEPSVVALDTGTGRALAVGEEARQMVGRTPGNIVATRPLKDGVIADFDITEVMLRHFLNKINVKSFLSKPRILICTPTNITSVEKKAIKEAAEKSGGKQIFLEEEPKVAAIGAGMDIFQPSGNMVVDIGGGTTDIAVLSMGDIVTASSIKMAGDKFDYEILDYIKKTYKLLIGERTAEQIKINVATVFPGGRNEELDIRGRDMVSGLPRTITVKSDEIQQALQEPISHMVMAAKSVLERTPPELSADIIDRGVIMTGGGALLHGIDQLFAEELMVPVLVAEEPMSCVAKGTGLMLEHIDKIAKKKLI, via the coding sequence ATGTTTTCACGTGATATTGGGATCGATTTAGGTACGGCGAACGTACTGATTTATGTGAAAGGCAGAGGCATTGTTTTAGATGAACCGTCTGTTGTAGCACTAGACACGGGTACTGGAAGAGCGCTTGCTGTTGGTGAAGAAGCAAGACAAATGGTTGGTCGGACTCCTGGAAACATCGTTGCAACGCGTCCACTTAAGGACGGCGTGATCGCAGACTTCGATATTACAGAAGTGATGCTAAGACATTTCTTGAACAAAATTAATGTAAAAAGCTTTCTATCAAAGCCGCGTATTTTAATTTGTACGCCTACGAATATCACATCTGTTGAGAAGAAAGCGATTAAAGAAGCTGCTGAAAAAAGCGGTGGGAAACAAATTTTTCTTGAAGAAGAACCAAAAGTAGCTGCAATTGGCGCTGGCATGGATATTTTTCAGCCAAGCGGTAATATGGTTGTGGACATTGGCGGTGGAACGACAGATATCGCAGTACTTTCAATGGGCGATATTGTCACCGCCTCTTCCATTAAAATGGCAGGGGACAAGTTCGATTACGAAATCCTGGATTATATCAAGAAAACGTATAAGCTTCTCATCGGGGAGCGAACAGCAGAACAAATTAAGATTAATGTAGCAACGGTATTTCCAGGCGGCCGGAATGAAGAACTTGATATTCGTGGACGAGACATGGTATCAGGGCTTCCACGGACAATCACTGTAAAATCGGATGAAATTCAGCAGGCCCTTCAAGAGCCAATCTCCCACATGGTGATGGCTGCTAAGAGCGTCCTAGAACGTACACCTCCAGAGCTTTCAGCGGATATTATCGACCGTGGTGTCATTATGACAGGTGGAGGCGCATTACTTCACGGGATCGATCAGCTCTTTGCTGAGGAGCTTATGGTTCCAGTTCTCGTAGCAGAAGAGCCAATGAGCTGTGTGGCAAAAGGGACAGGCCTTATGCTTGAACATATTGACAAGATTGCTAAGAAAAAATTAATCTAA